The DNA sequence CCCCATGCCGCCCGACCTGCGCGAACGGGCCTTCCGTGCCCGGCCGGGAGCCAGCGGCGGCGCGAGCTGAAAGCCGTGAAGGACTCCTTGAGGGACTCTGAGTCCCTCAAGGAGTCCTTCACGGACCTTCCCGAGCTGGGCGACCGAGCCGACCCCGCCCACCGCGTTCCCGCGAGCCCGGCGATGGGCGCGAGTGGCCCGTTCGCGACCAAGCCGTCACCAACGGGCCGCTCGCGCCCCACTCGACCCACCGGCCGGCCGGTGGGGCGAAAACGTGTCACCAAACCGCCCGGTCGGGAGCCGGATGAGGAGCCATCCGGGTGAAATCCGGCGTCTGCCATGCTCTGCGCATGTTCGCGCTGCGCACCGACGACTCGTCCCGCCGTGCCCCGGCCATCTGGCGGACCATGCTGAACATCGACCGCGGGCTGGTGAACCTGGTCGGGCGGCTCACCGTGTCCGGGCGGGTGCCCGCGCAGCTGCGGGGCAAGCCCCTGCTGATGGTCGCCAACCACATCGGTGTGTTCGACGCCTTCGTCCTGATGGCCGCGTGCAAGCGGATCGGGATCAACCCGCGCTTCATGCTGGCCGGCGGCATCCTGGACGCCCCCGTCATCGGGCCGGCGCTGCGCGTCAGCGGGCACCTGCGCGTCGACCGCAAGCACGCCGGCACCGCCGTCGGGCAGTTCGCCGAGGCCGTCGAGGCGCTCAAGACCACTCGCGAACCGATCATCGTCTACCCCGAAGGCCGGATCAGCCACGATCCCGGCCTGTGGCCCGAGCGCGGCAAGACCGGCGCCGCCCGCCTGGCGCTGGCCGCGGACGTCCCGGTGATCCCGATCAGCCAGTGGGGCGCGCACGAGGCCGTCTACTGGGGCACCGAGACCGTCAACGGCCCGGCCGACCTGCTCCCCCTCGCCCGCTCCGGGTTCAGCGCGCCGCTGCGCCGGCCGAAGTTCCGGGTGCACTTCGGCGACCCCGTCGACCTGTCGGGCGTCGAGCCGGAGCGGCCCGGCGCCGGGGTGCGGGCGCACGCGAAGATCATGCAGGCGATCACCGACGGCCTGGTCCCGCTGCGCGCCGGCGAGCTCGACCGGCCGCGGTTCCACGACCCGACGCGGCCGACCGACACCGTCAGCCCGTGGAAGCCCCGGTAACCCGGTAACCCGTAACCCGAGTCCGGATCTTGAGACGCGGGAAGAGCAGCACCTAGAGTCGGCGGACGTGAGCACACGGATACTCGTCGTCTACTACAGCGCGACCGGGAACACCGCCGCCCTCGCCGAGTCCCTCGCCGAAGGCGCGCAGGAGACCGGGGCCGAGGTACGGGTGCGGACCGTGCCGGAAACGGTGCCGCCGGCCGCGATCGCCACCAACCGCCGCTGGCAGGCGTGGGTCGACTCCGGGCCGCACCACGACCTCGCCACCCTCGACGACCTCCTATGGGCCGACGGCCTCGCGGTCGGCAGCCCGACCCGGTTCGGCGGCCCGGCCGCCCAGCTGAAGTCCTATTTGGACAGCACGGGTGGCCTGTGGGCACAGGGAAAACTGGCGGACAAGGTCGCGACGTCGTTCACCACGGCGTCGACCTCGCACGGCGGCCTCGAGTCGACGCTGCTGGCGATCAACAACGTCTTCTACCACTGGGGCGCGATCGTCGTGCCGCTCGGGTACACCGACCCGCACCTGATGGAGTCCGGCAACCCGTACGGCGGCTCGTTCGTCTCGCGCAAGTCGGCCTCGCCGGACGATCTCGCGCTCGGCGCGCTGCGCGTCCAGGGGCGGCGGCTGGCCACGATCACGACGCACGTCGCCACCGGGCTCAAGCAGGCGGAGTAACCGGGAAAACCATTTTGGTGGTCACGCCCGCGGCACCTAGAGTCGCGAGGGTGACCACCGAACTGCCCGTCGTCGCGCCACCGCGGGTCACCTCCCGCGGGCGCGGGACCACGCTCGTCCTGCTCGCCGCACTGTTCTTCAGCACCTCGGGCACGCTGGGCAAGTCGGCGATGTCCGCCGGCGTCACCCCGGAACAGATCGCCGCGGCGCGGATCACCCTCGCCGGCGCCGTGCTGCTCGCGGGCGTGGCGCTGGTCGCGCCGCGGAAACTGAAGGTGCGCCGGGAACACCTCCCGGTGCTGCTCGGGTACGGCCTGCTCGGCGTGGCCGGCGTGCAACTGCTGTACTTCGTCGCCGCCGGCCGGATCCCGGTCGGCATCGCGATCCTCCTGGAGTTCGTCTCGCCGGTGCTGATCGCGCTCTGGGTCCGGTTCGTCCGGCGCCACCGGCTGCCGCGGGCCGTCTGGGGCGGCATCGCCCTCGCGATGGCCGGGCTCGCGATGGTCGCGCAGGTCTGGCAGGGCGTGACCCTGGACGTCGTCGGCCTGCTCGCAGGCGTCGGTGCGGCCGTCTGCTCGGCCGGGTACTTCCTGCTCGGCGAGCGCGCGGTGGCCGACATCGACCCGCTGGGCCTGGTCACCTGGGGCATGGTGCTCGGCGCGGTCGCGGTGTGCGTCGTCGCGCCGCCGTGGACCTGGCCGGTGCGCCTGCTCGACGTCGACGTCGAGTTCGGGGCCTGGCACCCGCCCGTCTGGCTGCTGCTGACCCTGCTGGTCCTGGTGGCGACGGTGCTCGCCTACGTCTTCGGCATCTCGTCGCTGCGGCACCTGCCGGCGTCGGTGGCGAGCGTGCTCGGGCTGGTCGAACCGGTGATCACGACCGTCGCGGCGTGGCTGCTGCTCGGCGAGGAGCTGACCTGGCCACAGCTGCTCGGCGCGGCGATCCTGCTGGCCGGCGCGTACATCGTGCAGCGCAATTCGGAGATCCTCACCACCTGACGGTTCTTCACGAAGTAGCCCCCGGGTGCGACAATTCCGCGCACACCCGGGGAGGTTCGACCTTGACGAAGACCGGCACCGAGGGCCTGCGGCCCACCCTGCGCCAGCGGCACGTCCGGATGATCGCGCTCGGCGGCATCATCGGCGCGAGCCTGTTCATCGGCAGCGGCGCGGTGATCCACACCGTCGGCCCCGCGGCCGTGCTGTCCTACGCCCTCGGCGGGCTGCTCGTCGTGCTGGTGATGCGGATGCTCGGCGAGATGGCCACCGCGGCGCCGTCGCTGGGGTCGTTCATGGAGTACGCGCGGGAGGCGCTCGGCGGCTGGGCGGGTTTCACGATCGGCTGGCTGTACTGGTACTTCTGGGTCGGCGTCGTGGCGTTCGAGGCCGTGGCCGGGGCGAAGATCCTGCAGGGCTGGATCCCGGGGGTGCCGCAGTGGGTGTTCTCCCTCGCCCTGATGCTGCTGCTGACCGCGACGAACCTCGCGTCGGCGCGCTCGTTCGGCGAGACGGAGTTCTGGCTGGCCTCGATCAAGGTCGCCACCATCGTCGTCTTCCTGGTGCTGGGCCTGCTGTTCGTGCTCGGGCTCTGGCCGGGCGCGCACTTCTCGGCCGGCAACATCGGGCTCGACGGCTTCGTCGCGAACGGCCCGTTTTCCGTGGTGCACGGCGTGGTCATCGTGATCTTCTCCTACTTCGGCGCGGAGATCGTCACGATCGCCGCCGCGGAGTCGGACGAGCCGGAGACGGCCGTGCGCAAGGCGACCTCGACGATCGTCTGGCGCGTCATCGTGTTCTACGTCGGCTCGGTGGCGCTGCTGGTGATGATCACGCCGTGGCGCGACGTCCCGAGCGACACGAGCCCGTTCGCCGCCGCGTTCGGCCGCTTCGGCGTCCCGGCGGCGGCGACGATCGTGTCGGCGGTCGTCCTGACGGCGGCGCTGTCGGTGCTGAATTCGGGGCTGTACACGGCTTCCCGCATGCTTTTCGCGTTGCGGCGCCACGGCTGGGCGCCGAGCTGGGTCGCGGACACGAACCAGCGCGGCGTGCCGTGGAAGGCGATCCTGGTGTCCACTGTGGTCGGTTACGTGGCGGTGGTGATGAGCTACC is a window from the Amycolatopsis sp. NBC_00355 genome containing:
- the wrbA gene encoding NAD(P)H:quinone oxidoreductase, with translation MSTRILVVYYSATGNTAALAESLAEGAQETGAEVRVRTVPETVPPAAIATNRRWQAWVDSGPHHDLATLDDLLWADGLAVGSPTRFGGPAAQLKSYLDSTGGLWAQGKLADKVATSFTTASTSHGGLESTLLAINNVFYHWGAIVVPLGYTDPHLMESGNPYGGSFVSRKSASPDDLALGALRVQGRRLATITTHVATGLKQAE
- a CDS encoding lysophospholipid acyltransferase family protein, with the protein product MFALRTDDSSRRAPAIWRTMLNIDRGLVNLVGRLTVSGRVPAQLRGKPLLMVANHIGVFDAFVLMAACKRIGINPRFMLAGGILDAPVIGPALRVSGHLRVDRKHAGTAVGQFAEAVEALKTTREPIIVYPEGRISHDPGLWPERGKTGAARLALAADVPVIPISQWGAHEAVYWGTETVNGPADLLPLARSGFSAPLRRPKFRVHFGDPVDLSGVEPERPGAGVRAHAKIMQAITDGLVPLRAGELDRPRFHDPTRPTDTVSPWKPR
- a CDS encoding EamA family transporter, translated to MTTELPVVAPPRVTSRGRGTTLVLLAALFFSTSGTLGKSAMSAGVTPEQIAAARITLAGAVLLAGVALVAPRKLKVRREHLPVLLGYGLLGVAGVQLLYFVAAGRIPVGIAILLEFVSPVLIALWVRFVRRHRLPRAVWGGIALAMAGLAMVAQVWQGVTLDVVGLLAGVGAAVCSAGYFLLGERAVADIDPLGLVTWGMVLGAVAVCVVAPPWTWPVRLLDVDVEFGAWHPPVWLLLTLLVLVATVLAYVFGISSLRHLPASVASVLGLVEPVITTVAAWLLLGEELTWPQLLGAAILLAGAYIVQRNSEILTT
- a CDS encoding amino acid permease, with amino-acid sequence MIALGGIIGASLFIGSGAVIHTVGPAAVLSYALGGLLVVLVMRMLGEMATAAPSLGSFMEYAREALGGWAGFTIGWLYWYFWVGVVAFEAVAGAKILQGWIPGVPQWVFSLALMLLLTATNLASARSFGETEFWLASIKVATIVVFLVLGLLFVLGLWPGAHFSAGNIGLDGFVANGPFSVVHGVVIVIFSYFGAEIVTIAAAESDEPETAVRKATSTIVWRVIVFYVGSVALLVMITPWRDVPSDTSPFAAAFGRFGVPAAATIVSAVVLTAALSVLNSGLYTASRMLFALRRHGWAPSWVADTNQRGVPWKAILVSTVVGYVAVVMSYLSPDKIFYFIINSAGAVALFVYAIICGSQLRMRRRLEASAPEKLKLRMWGYPWLSWVALALTLVVVASMLFVDEDTRVQLYLSLISLAVILAVYAVIRRRTSRAPAGTTRD